The following proteins are encoded in a genomic region of Hippoglossus hippoglossus isolate fHipHip1 chromosome 3, fHipHip1.pri, whole genome shotgun sequence:
- the ubl7b gene encoding ubiquitin-like protein 7b, whose protein sequence is MMSSDWQLSLKLADRPKSTFHFPDMMPGDVSPGGYRVATLKQLVAAQLADSIPDPELIELVHCGRKLKDDLTLDACGIQPGSTLHILKKTWPEPENNPEPVNRATAAREFRVFHAALHSLNSSYRDSVYKMLTNKESLDQIMVATPGLRTDPIALGVLQDKDLFVQFTDPSMLDILISSHPALVNAIILVLHSVAGSMPTQSSASSSRNVSASSYSDMPGGFMFEGMSDDEDDFQSGSPAGPSSRAGGSAGIRPVSLSHSGAAGPRPITQSELATALALASTPDSSAVTPTTASQSDPSSGVAPMPAGTPVSNDLFSQALQQALQATNMSALQGRWQSQMQQLRDMGIQDEELMLRALQATEGDIQAALELIFAGGPGL, encoded by the exons ATGATGTCATCAGACTGGCAATTGTCTCTGAAGCTGGCGGATCGGCCCAAATCCACCTTCCACTTCCCCGACATGATGCCCGGAGATGTTTCCCCCGGAGGATACAGAGTCGCCACCTTGAAACAACTTGTGGCCGCTCAGCTCGCAGACTCCATCCCGGACCCTGAGCTCATAG AGCTGGTCCACTGTGGGCGGAAACTTAAAGATGATCTCACACTGGACGCCTGTGGGATTCAACCAGGATCCACCTTGCACATCCTCAAAAAGACTTGGCCGGAGCCAGAGAACaatccag AGCCTGTGAACAGAGCGACTGCAGCCAGAGAGTTCAGAGTGTTTCATGCTGCTCTTCACTCTCTCAACTCTTCCTACAGAGACTCG GTTTATAAAATGCTAACGAATAAAGAGTCGTTGGATCAGATCATGGTGGCCACTCCGGGACTCCGCACAGACCCAATCGCTTTAG gtgttctCCAAGACAAAGACCTCTTCGTGCAGTTCACAGACCCGAGCATGTTGGATAT ATTAATCAGTTCACACCCAGCGCTTGTCAACGCCATCATCTTGGTCCTGCACTCTGTGGCGGGCAGTATGCCCACGCAGTCCAGCGCCAGCTCGTCTCGCAACGTCTCTGCCAGTTCCTACAGTGATATGCCTG GAGGCTTCATGTTTGAGGGCATGTCTGACGACGAGGACGATTTCCAATCG GGAAGCCCAGCCGGACCCTCCAGCAGAGCCGGGGGCTCAGCAGGAATTCGACCAGTGTCTCTGAGCCACAGCGGAGCCGCAGGCCCTCGACCAATAACGCAGAGTGAGCTGGCGACCGCTTTGGCCCTCGCCAGCACGCCGGACAGCAGCGCAGTCACTCCCACGACAGCAAGCCAG TCGGACCCCTCCAGTGGCGTAGCCCCGATGCCAGCAGGGACCCCGGTCAGTAACGATCTGTTCAGCCAGGCTCTACAACAAGCTCTGCAAGCCACCAACATGTCCGCTCTGCAG GGACGCTGGCAGTCCCAGATGCAGCAGCTCAGGGACATGGGGATCCAGGACGAGGAGCTGATGCTGAGGGCGCTGCAGGCCACAGAGGGGGACATCCAGGCCGCCCTGGAGCTCATATTCGCTGGAGGCCCAGGACTCTGA